Proteins from a genomic interval of Desulfuromonas acetexigens:
- a CDS encoding ATP synthase F0 subunit B: MKTKLTGILAGILMVATASTVLAAGGEGHHVDSGVLLKDFLYRLFNFAVTFGLLAYFVTKPIRKGLSGRKEGIEKSLAEAKAAQEKAEAKFAEYDDKLTKASAEIDDIYAAIKREGELERERILANAREMALKIEEEAKKSAALEVAKARIELQREASDMALKVAEELLKKNFNSNDQNRLVDEYMKKVGELH, encoded by the coding sequence ATGAAGACGAAGCTGACCGGCATCCTTGCCGGTATCCTGATGGTGGCGACGGCCAGCACGGTGCTCGCCGCTGGAGGTGAAGGGCACCATGTCGATAGCGGCGTGCTGCTCAAGGATTTTCTCTACCGCCTGTTCAATTTCGCGGTCACCTTCGGACTGCTGGCTTACTTTGTCACCAAGCCGATACGCAAGGGTTTGTCCGGGCGGAAGGAAGGGATCGAAAAATCTCTCGCCGAAGCCAAGGCTGCCCAGGAAAAGGCTGAAGCGAAGTTCGCCGAGTACGACGACAAGTTGACCAAGGCTTCGGCGGAAATTGATGACATCTATGCAGCTATTAAGCGCGAAGGGGAACTGGAGCGGGAACGCATCCTCGCCAACGCCCGCGAAATGGCCCTCAAAATTGAGGAAGAAGCGAAGAAGTCCGCCGCCCTTGAAGTCGCCAAGGCCCGCATCGAGTTGCAGCGGGAAGCCAGCGACATGGCGCTGAAGGTAGCGGAGGAGCTGCTGAAAAAGAACTTCAACAGCAACGACCAGAATCGTCTCGTTGATGAATACATGAAGAAGGTGGGAGAACTACATTGA